One genomic window of Eptesicus fuscus isolate TK198812 chromosome 6, DD_ASM_mEF_20220401, whole genome shotgun sequence includes the following:
- the S1PR2 gene encoding sphingosine 1-phosphate receptor 2, whose translation MGSLYSEYLNPNKVLEHYNYTKETLDVPQTLSRQVALVLIIILCCAIVVENLLVLIAVARNSKFHSAMYLFLGNLAASDLLAGVAFIANTLLSGSVTLHLTPVQWFAREGSAFITLSASVFSLLAIAIERHVAIAKVKVYGSDKSCRMLLLIGASWLISLVLGGLPILGWNCLGHLESCSTVLPLYTKDYVLCVVTIFSVILSAIVVLYVRIYCVVRSSHADLAGPQTLALLKTVTIVLGVFIVCWLPAFSILLLDYACPVRSCPILYKAHYFFAFATLNSLLNPVIYTWRSRDLRQEVLRPLQCCRKVAGVQGRRDGTPHHRLLPLRSSSSLERGTHMPTSPTILEGNTVV comes from the coding sequence atGGGCAGCCTGTACTCGGAGTACCTAAACCCCAACAAGGTCCTGGAGCACTACAACTACACCAAGGAGACGCTCGACGTCCCGCAGACACTCTCCCGCCAGGTGGCCTTGGTCCTCATCATCATCCTGTGCTGTGCCATCGTGGTAGAGAACCTGCTCGTGCTCATCGCCGTCGCCCGCAACAGCAAGTTCCACTCCGCCATGTACCTGTTCCTGGGCAACCTGGCTGCCTCGGACCTGCTGGCGGGCGTGGCCTTCATAGCCAATACCTTGCTCTCGGGCTCTGTCACCCTGCACCTGACACCTGTGCAGTGGTTTGCCCGTGAGGGCTCAGCTTTCATCACACTCTCTGCCTCCGTCTTCAGCCTCCTGGCCATCGCCATTGAGCGGCATGTGGCCATTGCCAAGGTCAAGGTCTACGGCAGCGACAAGAGCTGCCGGATGCTGCTGCTCATTGGGGCCTCGTGGCTCATCTCACTGGTCCTCGGCGGCCTGCCCATCCTTGGTTGGAACTGCCTGGGTCACCTCGAGAGCTGTTCCACCGTTTTGCCGCTCTACACCAAAGACTACGTGCTGTGTGTGGTGACCATCTTCTCTGTCATCTTGTCGGCCATCGTAGTTCTGTATGTCCGCATCTACTGCGTGGTCCGCTCCAGTCATGCCGACTTGGCTGGCCCACAGACGCTGGCCCTTCTCAAGACGGTCACCATCGTGCTAGGGGTCTTCATCGTCTGCTGGCTGCCTGCCTTCAGCATCCTCCTCCTGGACTACGCCTGTCCCGTGCGCTCCTGCCCTATCCTCTACAAGGCCCACTACTTTTTTGCTTTTGCCACCCTCAACTCGCTGCTCAACCCTGTCATCTACACGTGGCGTAGCCGGGACCTGCGGCAGGAGGTCCTGCGGCCCCTGCAGTGCTGCCGGAAGGTGGCGGGGGTGCAAGGACGGCGGGATGGGACCCCCCATCACCGCCTCCTGCCCCTCCGTAGCTCTAGCTCACTGGAGAGGGGCACCCACATGCCCACGTCGCCTACGATTCTGGAGGGCAACACAGTGGTTTGA